In Neptuniibacter halophilus, the genomic stretch GTAAAGCCGAGGCTAACCGCGAACATCTGCCGGTTTCCCTCTCCCATTGTGCAGAAGAAGCGATCCATCTGCTGACGCTGGACAGTCATGGCAAACGCCTTAACTATATCGATCAGATCCCCGGCGATGTACGAGTCAGTGGCGATCCGCAGCAATTACTGCAGGTGTTCGTCAATCTGCTGCAGAACGCGGGGGATGCCAGTGACGAAGGCGGCCGGATCTGGCTGACCCTGACCCAGCAGGAAGAAACCCTGCAACTGCAGATTACCGACGAAGGCTGCGGCATCAGCGCAGACAGCAGGGACCGCCTGTTCGAACCCTTTTTCACCACCAAAGATCCGGGTCAGGGCACAGGACTGGGGCTATCATTGGTCTACAATATTATCGAGGAACATTATGGTAGTATTGAGATTCTGAGCCCGGCCAACAACAAACAGAATAAAGGCACTCAAGTGGTGATAACGCTCCCGCGACTGAAATGGACGGAAGATCCTGACAGCCTGGGATAGTGGATAAAGGTAGAGCCTATGAGCCGAATTCTGATTGTAGAAGATGAAACAATTATCCGGTCTGCCCTGCGCAGGCTGCTGGAAAAAAACCATTTTCAGGTCGATGATGCCGCGTCTGTCGACGAAGCAAGCGACCGCTTCAACCTGCTTGACTTCAATCTGATCATCAGCGATCTGCGCCTGCCCGGCGCCCCCGGAACGGATCTGATCAGTCTGGCCAAAAACGTGCCGGTACTGATCATGACCAGCTATGCCAGCCTGCGCTCCGCCGTTGATGCCATGAAGCTGGGCGCCGTCGACTATATTGCCAAGCCGTTTGACCATGATGAGATGATCGCTTCGGTACAGAAGATCCTTTCCAGCACGACCCCGGAAACCACAGAGACCACCCGCAGCACCCCGGAAAATACCATGGCAGGGCAGATTTTCGGTTCCTGTCCGGCCATGAAGGAACTGTTCAGGCGAATCAGCAAAGTGGCCCGGACTCCGGCCACCGTTCTGATTCAGGGTGAATCCGGAACCGGTAAAGAACTCGCCGCCCGCGCAATCCATGAACAGAGTGATCGTGCAGGCACCCCGATGATTTCGGTGAACTGTGCAGCGATCCCGGAAAGTCTGATCGAATCCGAGCTGTTTGGCCACGAAAAAGGCGCCTTTACCGGCGCGACAGCCGGACGCAGCGGTCTGCTGGAAGCCGCCGATGGCGGCACCCTGTTCCTCGACGAGATCGGCGAACTGCCACTGGAAGCTCAGGCCCGGCTGCTGCGATTTTTGCAGGAGGGTGAGATCCGTCGGGTGGGCTCGGTACAATCGAAGAAGGTCGATGTACGTCTGATTGCAGCAACCCACCGCAATCTGAAAGAACTGGCTAAACAACAGGCGTTCCGTGAAGACCTGTACTACCGGTTATACGTTATGGAACTGCGCATCCCTCCTCTGCGTGAACGGGGGAATGACATTCTTGAGATCGCTGACCGTATGCTCAGCAAGGTCAGCCAGAAAATGCAGACCGGCCCGCTGACTTTCACCCAGCACGCCCGGCAGATCATGCTTGGCTATCACTGGCCGGGTAACGTCCGCGAACTGGAAAACGCGATAGAACGCGCGGTGATTCTGGCCGATGGTGATCAGATCAGTACCGACCTGCTGGGTCTGGATCTGCCTAAACCAAGCCTCAATGAACTGGAAGATCAGTTTGCCGCCAGAAGCCGCGATTCAGTAGCCGTGCCCATGCAGGAAAAAGAGGAGCAGGCCAATCTCTCACTGGATGATTATTTCCAGCGTTTCGTACTGGAGAATCAGGATCAGCTCAGTGAAACCGAACTGGCGAAAAAGCTCGGGGTCAGCCGTAAATGCCTTTGGGAGCGCCGTCAGAAGCTGGGCATTCCGCGAAAACCCCGAAAGCAGGCCTGAGGTAACAACCGGTAACAAAGGCCGGTAACGTTTCGGGTGTTACCTTAGTACCCAACAAGTAGTACTTAAGCGTAACACTGAGTAACAAAACCTACACCTTAGTAGGTATATAAAAACAACATAAACCATAACTGCATGTTTTGTAAGGAGTTTTAAAAACTGGCACAACGCATGCAATCTATTAACGCGAAAACAAAAAGAAGCACGCTTCGAAACCTGGACCGTCAATAAAAATAAAAACTGGGAAAGAGTTGAGAAGTACCCGCCTCGAATAAAAATAACAATGAGGCTTAGAAAGGCTGATCGTAGCGATGCCGTAACGATCAATAAGCTCTTAGAACAAAAACAACAAACTAAGAAAAGTGTTGTTGCCTGAGATGCGATCAGCTTCCCCCTCCCTCTCAATCTTTCGCTATAAGCTTATACTCCCAATCGACACCCCAACAGTGGTATCATTGCGCACCCGAGTGTATCTGGGACGCTGATCTGCCAGTTGGTCACTACTAACTCAGTCGATACGGTCCCCCTAGATCAGGTCATTAAACTGTTGAGTAGGCACTACCTTGCTTAAAACCATTA encodes the following:
- a CDS encoding sigma-54-dependent transcriptional regulator yields the protein MSRILIVEDETIIRSALRRLLEKNHFQVDDAASVDEASDRFNLLDFNLIISDLRLPGAPGTDLISLAKNVPVLIMTSYASLRSAVDAMKLGAVDYIAKPFDHDEMIASVQKILSSTTPETTETTRSTPENTMAGQIFGSCPAMKELFRRISKVARTPATVLIQGESGTGKELAARAIHEQSDRAGTPMISVNCAAIPESLIESELFGHEKGAFTGATAGRSGLLEAADGGTLFLDEIGELPLEAQARLLRFLQEGEIRRVGSVQSKKVDVRLIAATHRNLKELAKQQAFREDLYYRLYVMELRIPPLRERGNDILEIADRMLSKVSQKMQTGPLTFTQHARQIMLGYHWPGNVRELENAIERAVILADGDQISTDLLGLDLPKPSLNELEDQFAARSRDSVAVPMQEKEEQANLSLDDYFQRFVLENQDQLSETELAKKLGVSRKCLWERRQKLGIPRKPRKQA